The following proteins come from a genomic window of Pyxidicoccus sp. MSG2:
- a CDS encoding TVP38/TMEM64 family protein has translation MKLGVVGLVLIVLAAAWHSGVFARVGEPRALAEALVEMGAWGYLAFIIAYAVLQPFGVPGTIFIVAAPLIWPWQIAFALSMVGTMLASVVGFSFARFVARDWVSARIPARLRKYDEALEQSAFETVVVLRLLLWMPQVLHSFFGVSKVGFWTHFWGSLVGYVPPLLLVSYLSASMFDASGRMQPAAWPIMAGLLAASLVIAALARAWARRRISGGPSPEHRWRKS, from the coding sequence ATGAAGCTCGGCGTCGTCGGGCTGGTGCTCATCGTGCTCGCCGCAGCGTGGCATTCAGGCGTCTTCGCGCGTGTTGGCGAGCCGAGGGCCCTGGCCGAGGCACTCGTCGAGATGGGAGCGTGGGGCTATCTCGCGTTCATCATCGCGTACGCCGTATTGCAGCCGTTTGGCGTTCCAGGGACGATCTTCATCGTCGCCGCACCGCTCATCTGGCCGTGGCAGATCGCGTTCGCGCTTTCGATGGTCGGGACGATGTTGGCCAGCGTCGTCGGCTTCTCATTCGCGCGCTTCGTCGCGAGGGACTGGGTCTCGGCGCGCATCCCCGCGCGACTGCGCAAGTACGACGAGGCGCTCGAGCAAAGCGCTTTCGAGACCGTCGTGGTCCTGAGGCTGCTCCTCTGGATGCCGCAGGTGCTTCACTCCTTCTTCGGCGTGTCGAAGGTGGGGTTCTGGACTCACTTCTGGGGCTCGCTCGTCGGCTACGTGCCGCCGCTGCTGCTCGTGAGCTACCTTAGCGCCTCGATGTTCGACGCGTCGGGAAGGATGCAACCCGCCGCGTGGCCAATCATGGCCGGGCTCCTGGCTGCATCGCTCGTCATCGCCGCGCTCGCCCGGGCCTGGGCGCGTCGCCGAATCTCGGGGGGCCCATCACCCGAGCACCGTTGGAGAAAATCATGA
- a CDS encoding SDR family oxidoreductase, with protein sequence MTQDLVGKVILITGATDGIGKAAATEFARRGATLTIVGRNKEKTEQVLAGLKAASGNQNIDVLLCDLSRVADVKRAAEDFKARHDRLDVLVNNAGATFKAPTMGPDGFELTFALNHLAYFQLTTSLLDLLRKTPGARIVSTSSGMQARGKLDLEKTPTSLNGSGPNAYATSKLANILFTKELQRRLGGTTAIANCFEPGTVRTQFGGFGSDQGFLLNLVYSLAKPFASTPEQGADSLIWLATSPDATSLKGEYVSKRRPARPQKQALDAQLAADLWTLSEKLCAEAVARAAR encoded by the coding sequence ATGACGCAAGACCTCGTAGGCAAGGTGATCCTCATCACCGGCGCAACGGACGGCATTGGCAAGGCCGCCGCCACCGAGTTCGCCAGGCGCGGCGCGACGCTGACCATCGTCGGTCGCAACAAGGAGAAGACCGAGCAGGTGCTTGCCGGGTTGAAGGCGGCAAGCGGGAACCAGAACATCGACGTCCTCCTTTGCGACTTGTCGCGGGTGGCGGACGTGAAGCGCGCCGCCGAGGACTTCAAAGCCAGGCACGATCGGCTCGACGTCCTCGTCAACAACGCTGGCGCCACGTTCAAGGCGCCGACAATGGGGCCAGACGGGTTCGAGCTGACGTTCGCGCTGAACCACCTTGCGTACTTCCAGCTCACAACGTCGCTGCTCGACCTGCTCCGGAAGACGCCTGGCGCGCGGATCGTATCGACCTCGAGTGGCATGCAGGCGCGAGGGAAGCTCGATCTCGAGAAGACGCCCACGTCTCTCAATGGGTCGGGCCCGAATGCGTACGCGACCTCGAAGCTTGCGAACATCCTCTTCACCAAGGAACTTCAGCGGCGGCTGGGGGGGACGACAGCGATCGCCAACTGCTTCGAGCCGGGCACCGTGCGGACGCAGTTCGGTGGCTTCGGGTCCGACCAGGGGTTCCTGCTCAACCTCGTCTACTCGCTCGCGAAGCCATTCGCGAGCACGCCTGAGCAAGGCGCAGACTCCCTGATCTGGCTCGCGACCTCTCCGGACGCGACGTCACTCAAGGGCGAGTACGTCTCGAAGCGGCGCCCTGCGCGCCCGCAAAAGCAGGCGCTTGACGCGCAGCTCGCCGCGGACCTGTGGACGCTGAGTGAGAAACTCTGCGCCGAGGCCGTGGCACGTGCGGCGCGATGA
- a CDS encoding imm11 family protein: protein MPYYVMVCEGKHPIMPIRKGPRKGGWRLGCLITEPVAQPLVYELDGNHPGAPKAMYSAESAPLMHDSVRMALTSAGVSNIQYFDAVLKDPVSGRELLDYKAFNIVGLVACADMGASEMMDTSDSAMGDADFHALVIDETKTGGQLLFRLAENTSAIVVHDRIKQAIEAAGIPGFVFYGSGEWSG from the coding sequence ATGCCTTATTACGTCATGGTTTGCGAAGGCAAACATCCGATCATGCCAATCCGGAAAGGGCCCCGCAAAGGAGGCTGGCGCTTGGGGTGCCTGATTACCGAGCCGGTCGCGCAACCGCTTGTCTACGAACTGGACGGCAACCATCCCGGCGCCCCGAAGGCCATGTACAGTGCCGAATCTGCACCGCTGATGCACGACTCGGTCCGCATGGCGCTGACCTCGGCAGGGGTGTCGAACATCCAGTATTTCGACGCAGTGCTCAAAGACCCCGTGTCAGGCAGGGAACTCCTTGATTACAAGGCCTTCAACATCGTCGGCCTTGTCGCATGTGCTGATATGGGCGCATCGGAAATGATGGACACATCGGATTCGGCAATGGGCGACGCTGATTTCCATGCGCTTGTGATTGATGAAACGAAAACCGGCGGGCAGCTGTTATTCCGACTTGCTGAAAACACCAGCGCAATCGTGGTGCATGACCGCATCAAGCAGGCCATCGAAGCCGCTGGCATTCCAGGTTTCGTGTTCTACGGCTCTGGCGAATGGTCTGGCTAG
- a CDS encoding IS630 family transposase, which translates to MNVRYLVTLAAEEKSELEALVSGGTERVRHVKRAQILLATHAGVTDEQIARSVRVGASTVYRVKRRFVEGGVEHALHERQRPGASRKLTGKQEALLVATACSSPPKGRARWTLQLLADELVRLTEHEELSRETVRRRLEESELKPWQQRMWCIPKVDAEYVARMEDVLELYAEPPDAKRPVVCFDETPTQLIGEVRTPLPAMPGKPRRYDYEYQRNGTANLFVFLDVHRPWRHVEVSDQRTAKDFAAQMRALVDVHYPEAETIRVVLDNLSTHSPGALYEAFPPQEARRILKKLEFHFVPKHASWLNMVEIEIGVLNRQCLDRRIANKATLKREVARWERMRNKERARVRWRFTVEGARTKLGRAYPQAQAAAAAAA; encoded by the coding sequence ATGAATGTACGTTACCTCGTCACCCTGGCCGCCGAGGAGAAGTCAGAGTTGGAGGCCCTGGTGAGTGGCGGTACGGAGCGGGTGCGCCACGTCAAGCGTGCGCAGATTCTGCTGGCAACCCATGCCGGAGTCACCGACGAGCAGATCGCCAGGAGTGTCCGGGTGGGCGCCTCGACAGTGTACCGAGTCAAGCGGCGGTTTGTAGAAGGAGGCGTGGAGCACGCCCTGCACGAGAGGCAGCGGCCGGGGGCCTCGCGCAAGCTGACGGGCAAGCAGGAGGCGCTGCTGGTGGCCACCGCCTGCTCGAGTCCACCGAAGGGGCGTGCGCGGTGGACGCTCCAGTTGCTGGCCGATGAGCTGGTGCGGCTGACCGAGCACGAGGAGCTGTCGCGGGAAACGGTCCGACGACGGCTGGAGGAGAGCGAACTCAAGCCCTGGCAGCAGCGCATGTGGTGCATTCCGAAAGTGGACGCCGAGTACGTCGCCCGAATGGAGGACGTGCTGGAACTCTACGCCGAGCCACCAGACGCCAAGAGGCCGGTGGTGTGCTTCGACGAGACGCCCACCCAGCTGATTGGAGAAGTCCGTACGCCCCTGCCGGCCATGCCCGGCAAGCCCCGCCGTTACGACTACGAGTACCAGCGCAACGGGACGGCCAACCTCTTCGTCTTTCTGGACGTGCACCGTCCCTGGCGCCACGTCGAAGTCTCAGACCAGCGGACCGCCAAGGACTTCGCGGCGCAAATGCGCGCGCTGGTGGACGTGCACTACCCGGAGGCAGAAACCATCCGAGTGGTGCTCGACAACCTTTCCACGCACAGCCCCGGCGCCCTCTACGAAGCCTTCCCGCCGCAGGAGGCCAGGAGGATTCTGAAGAAGCTGGAGTTCCACTTCGTCCCCAAACACGCCAGCTGGCTGAACATGGTGGAGATTGAAATAGGCGTGCTCAACCGCCAATGCTTGGACAGACGAATTGCCAACAAGGCCACCCTGAAGCGGGAGGTGGCCCGATGGGAGCGGATGCGAAACAAGGAGCGGGCTCGGGTCCGCTGGCGCTTCACGGTCGAGGGCGCCCGCACCAAACTCGGGCGCGCGTACCCCCAGGCCCAGGCGGCCGCCGCCGCTGCCGCCTGA
- a CDS encoding TetR/AcrR family transcriptional regulator: MTDDEAAARRAKVLTAARWCFLNFGFAKTAFEDIARRAGLSRTLLYRLFKDKEDIYRAVFVDWLVSRHPAAREAANGPGSANQRLLSVCRLMALEPWAEMVGAPMGSEFLAACERIDPESEALHRKVALECVAAILGNEASAEVFLLALDGLLADQPSTEVFEQRMKVLAGHFAPQTRKKSEVVR; the protein is encoded by the coding sequence ATGACAGACGATGAGGCAGCTGCCCGCCGCGCGAAGGTCCTGACCGCCGCGCGCTGGTGCTTCCTCAACTTCGGCTTCGCGAAGACGGCTTTCGAGGACATTGCCAGGCGCGCCGGCCTCTCGCGCACGCTGCTCTATCGGCTCTTCAAGGACAAAGAAGACATCTACCGAGCTGTCTTCGTGGACTGGTTGGTCTCTCGGCACCCCGCCGCGAGGGAGGCGGCGAACGGCCCGGGCAGCGCCAATCAGCGCTTGCTCAGCGTCTGCCGTCTGATGGCGCTCGAGCCGTGGGCGGAGATGGTCGGAGCGCCGATGGGGAGCGAGTTCCTCGCGGCGTGCGAGCGAATCGATCCCGAGAGCGAGGCGCTGCATCGCAAGGTCGCGCTTGAGTGCGTCGCCGCCATCCTCGGCAACGAGGCGAGCGCCGAGGTCTTCCTTCTCGCGCTCGACGGCCTGCTTGCAGACCAACCATCGACCGAGGTGTTCGAGCAGCGCATGAAGGTGCTCGCCGGGCACTTCGCTCCACAGACAAGGAAGAAAAGCGAGGTGGTGCGATGA
- a CDS encoding LexA family protein, with protein MSIPSAAPPFTELQGQYLAFIYAYTKLNRRPPAEADMQRYFGTTPPTVHRMVLELERRGLIRRSAGQARSIELLLAPERLPVLR; from the coding sequence GTGTCGATTCCCTCCGCCGCCCCGCCCTTTACCGAGCTTCAAGGCCAATACCTGGCCTTCATCTACGCCTACACCAAGCTCAACCGGCGCCCTCCCGCGGAGGCCGACATGCAGCGCTATTTCGGCACCACTCCGCCCACCGTTCACCGCATGGTGCTGGAGCTTGAACGCCGAGGGCTCATCCGGCGCAGCGCCGGACAGGCCCGCAGCATCGAACTGCTGCTGGCCCCGGAACGCCTGCCCGTCCTCCGCTGA